GCCTGCGATATAAGGAACTCTTTTGCCATTTTCATCTTTGCGTACAACTAGAGTCGGCGTATCCGGTAAATCCTGTGAAGTAACATAAGTTTTTCCTGTACCATAATGTAAATGGAACATGTAAAGCTGCCCTTTACCACCTGTTAATGTGCATTGTTGGGTAGTCTGATCTGCTGGTGTAAATGAAGTAAAGTATGCGACTCCTCCAATAACAGTAGCACCAGAGAGCGACTTTTCCCCCCCTGATAATTGATACTTCCAGCCATTAAACTTAGCCAGCTCTACTTCTAATTCAATAAAGTCGTCAATATTATCTACAGCATTCCCAAACGGATCGCTCTTCATTTCCATTAAATCAGAAATTAATATCGGTTCTGGAATATCATTTACAAATGACTGAGTTTTCGTATGTATATCCCTAATCATGAAAAGATAGTCAGTCACACTTGAATCTGTCGGCTTAGAGCGATTACCACTACCGATAACAATGGCATCAAACGGTGTATCTCTGCGCTCTTTAATCAAATTCCCGTTATATCTAGTCTCTGTTACTTTACTATAGAAGGTACGAGCAATGTTTGGACGATAAAAAAAGCGTCTATCCTCATCGGCAAAGCTACTCCCCAAACGTGCCAACTCAAAATGAGTCCAAGGATCAGTACTATCAGATGGGTTTGGGCCAGGCATATCAATTCTCCAGATACTCCCTGCGGTATCCGCTAAATAAACTCTGTCAATATAGCCATCGTAATCTGAGTCCGTTAACGTTGGCTCCGCAACAATACTGTGTTTACCTTTAAACGCGTCTCCAGTAAGCGACCAAACGATATCAGCATTGTTTGACATGATATCAACCATGTAAATCCCTACGCCTTTATCATTATCATCGCTACGTGAAACATTGTCTTTATTGGTATTATATCCTGCTGCAAAAACCAATACCGGTCTATCTTTTTGCTTTTCAATGAAAGTCACCACGGGTTTGGACCACGTTTGTCCCAAGTTCTTAAACTTATTTGAATCACCGGAAATAGGCCCACCCCACAATAGTTTGGGCGAATCTGGATTAGTAATATCAAAGCCATAGTATTTATTGCCGCCGCGGCGCATTCCCACAAAAGCCCAAACCTTATCACCCGCTTCCACCTTGCGATTTTTATTCACATCGTGAAAATACACAGTAATAGGTCCATCTAAGCCATACAGTTTCGTTTCTGCTTTACGTGTTTTGACTGGATTCAAAATAGGTAATAAAGAGCCTGGAATAAATGCCCAGCTTTCAGTTACGCTATTTCCTTGGTCTTTAAACATGTGAAGCACACCCGCGTTGGTGCCAATAAGCACGCGAATATCGCCATTGCCATAGTCGACCGTTGCAGGCTTTGAATGTAGGGGGTCGGCGAATATGTCTGGTCTTCTTTCAGATCTCAAACCATCACCATCATCATCGTCGACGTCTTGACCTATCGCCCAATTAAAAATACTTTGTATCTCACTTTTACTTGCCCCACTCAAGTCCATTGCGGTGGCAAGTTTGGTTAAATTACCATAGGCACTTTCGGCGTTATTATAGGTAAAATCAACTAAATCTCCGCCACCAAAATCAGACAGTACTTTTCTAGTAACCTGATTTTCAAGCGCATAGTTAACTCCACCTTTTTCGATATTGTTGCCATCTTTTGATTGCGCTTGCGACCAATATGTTGTGATATTGCTATCAATAGCGCCTTTATTATCTATCGCTTTGGTTAGTTCCTGACCTACTATCTCTGTGCCCACAAATTTAAGCTTTTTCAGGTTGCCCCGCCAACGAGTATGTGTCTCTGGTTTAAACTGAGTGTAGTAAAGTGCATCTCCTGTTTGGGTTTGATCTTCTGCATTGGCGGACACGGTTGGTGAACTAAAACTTGCACTCACATTTCTGATATTGGTAATCGTGGTTTTGAGTACCTCTGACAACTCACTTGCGGTGTTCGCATGACGATATTGGCCTCTACCTTGTTCAGCGGTGTCAGCAAGTAACGCTTTACCTTCATCAGACATACCTGTGCCAAAGCCGATTGTGAATACACGCGCAAAGTCATTTTCCTTTAATGTCGCTAAATACAGATCATAATCATCAACTCCCTTACCGCTCATAACTCTAGCTAAAGCGTTGAGATAGCTGCCTGACAAGGGGCTTGGGTAACGGCCAAATATACTGAGATACTCATCTTTAATTCTCTGATTTCTTTCTGTATCACTCGTGGGTTCGCCATCACTTACAAGGATAAGGTTTATTGAATTATCGCACCGTACTTCCTCTCCGACTATGTGTCGAAATGGAGATAAATAGTATCTTCCTCGCTCAATTGATGTATCCCTATCACTCTTGTTTTCTCCATATTCTATTTTTCCTCCTCTTAAGTACTGGTAAGCTTCCCATAGTGCTTCAGAGATAGGTGTTGAGCCGTCAGCCGGAAGTTGTTGAATTTTGGTTAATATACTATTTATCGAAGAGCCAATTCCATTTAGTACGTAGCCACCTGAACTTCCAAATAGTCTCATTAATCCGAAATCAATATCGTCGTTTTCTGACACCAAATAATACATAGCACGCTTGCCGACGGTGAGGCGACTGTCACCACATGTGTGAGGTCTATATGCTCCGTTCCACCATCGGTAGCAAGGAGTTTGCCCGGGACTAGACTTAAAGCATTCTGATGAATACAAGTAGCCACCTCGTTCGACATAGCATTGTACGCCATCTCTAACATCCCACGCCATACTGCCTGATGTATCGAACAGCATCAGTACCCGAGGTTGCTCACGAGTAGAAACATTATGTTTAACATAAAGCTCAATGTCTTCCGCTTGAGCGGTTTGTAATAGCGCCATTAATGCAACTATCGTGTATATTAACTTATTCATATCAGTTACTCGAAAAAGGCTGTTAATTTGAAACGCTCACAATTTCCTGACCAATTCCCATCACGATGGTGACGTTGTGACGTCCCCTATCACCGTATTCCACAGTGGCTTCGACTTCCGTCATGTTGCACACAAACCCTTCGGTATAGTCATATTGACGTGGACAAAACAGCTCTAGCTCACCATTATTTAGGTTAGTCACCTTGGCTTGTAAGCCATTGGGCGTTTGTACCGTTGCGCCCTCGTCTACTAACTGCTGCCTTGAACGCAAAAAAATACTGTCAGGACGCGGCTGCTCTTGTTGAATTAATCTTTGCATTTCACCAAATAGTAAGTTTTCCGCTTCTTCTCGTTCCATGACGGCATGGGTCATTTTAATATCCAATGTACTGGTGCTCATTAACGTTACTGCAACCGCCATTATTGCGACTACCATGACCATCGCCATGATCAATACCACACCCTGTTGCTTTACATTTCCCATGCTGAGCCTCCCATGTTGTACATTGATATTGTGGTTGAAAATACGGTACGTCTAATGGCATCGTTATAAGTCAACGTCCTTTTATCAGGATCATTACCTAATACGTAAGACCGCGACTGTACCCCAAAGTCAACATCCGGTTCTAACACCCTTACCAATACAAACAGCTGTAGGGATAAGATGCCTCTTGTAGCGCCCCAGTCAGCATCGGACATATTTGTTGTATTTCTATATCTATCCACTCGACCATCAAAATTGGTATCTAAACCAAAAACAAAACGAATTTGTTCAACGCCTTCGATCACTAATTCATCCTTCATACCACCGTTCACATGCAGCCTTTGCCTTCTTAGAACGGGGATAGTAATAGTACGATTATTAATTACCTGCTGCTCTTCACTCACATAATATACATGGTGACTATATGGCCAAAGTGTCGCATTCACGCTTGGCATGTTGCCAACATTGCCACCTGCAATAAATTCGGCTTGCTCTTGCTGTGCAATAAAATAATACCTAGTTGATTGGATAGCACCTGCATCTGGCACAAGACCTGTTACCTCTACAGGGCTCCCTTCCAAAAACTTCACTTGTAAAACTTCTGACTGTGGTCGAGCTTTGGTTATACACCCCATTGCCGTTGCGTTTGTCGTGAATGTTGCCCAAATAGGCCTGAAATTAGCGGGCTCATTATTCGGAAAACTGCCATTGTTTATCCCGCCAGAGCAGTCACTTCCAGGGTTAGCTGGAGCGGCTTGATTATCATCCGTGAAACCTTGATCGTAAAATGTCCCCCAAAAACCAACTTGCTCGATATCCCGCCTCATAATGGAAAGCGCTAAACGTCCTTTTTCTTGTAACTCTCCAATACTCATGGTGTCGTTGGTCGTCGCTTTCATACCGACATAAGTAGCAATGACGCCGCCTAACAACAATACGCCGATAAACATGGCGATCATGAGTTCTAACAATGTAAAACCTCGGATTTTGTTCACGGCTGACTCCTTAACAACACAAAAGTTTCCATTACAACTGCACGCCGTCTATCGTCTTCAACACCACACCCGGCTGCTGGATTATTTTCCAAAGCGGTCATTGCCTGACGCCCTCGCCAAGTGACAATAACCTGCACATTTACTCCAGACGTATCACCGGCGACTGAGGTTGGATTAATACACACAATCGCGTTATCCAACGAACCCGTATTTTCCCTTGCTCTTATCGCTTGACGCCAATTAGCAATATCTGTTTTCGCAAGCGTTTCTGCATTACAGCGCTGTGTATAACACGTGGTGTTTGCCTGTACGTCTTCGGTGCTATTAAAGTCAACATCGTAAAGTGTGGTTATATTTGCCGCATCATTTGTTCTTATTCTGTGTATGATATCACTGGCAAGCTCTACCGCAGCGGCTCGCTGCATAGAATCAAAACTTGCTTGTTTAGCTTTTGCTTGTAATGCCACAGCGCCAAGCAGTCCAAAGCTTAAAATCATAAACGCAATAAGCACTTCTAACAGTGTGAAGCCATGTTGCTTTAGCGAAATATGCATATCTCAACCAGAATTCAATTGTCCTAGCTTCAGTGTAAGCGGTCGTCTTTGAAACTCAATACCGGATAGTATGAAAGGCCTATTAAGGCGATAAACGGTTTATTCACCGCTTAACACTCAAAACAATGTTTTTATTTGGGTATAAGCTCTACGGCTAACTTCATAGCGATTGGGCAGCGACTTGAGGTAAACATAGTGCTTCTGTTCATGTAATTCTAAAGCAGAGATTTCCGTT
This portion of the Pseudoalteromonas sp. GCY genome encodes:
- a CDS encoding pilus assembly protein PilX, translated to MGNVKQQGVVLIMAMVMVVAIMAVAVTLMSTSTLDIKMTHAVMEREEAENLLFGEMQRLIQQEQPRPDSIFLRSRQQLVDEGATVQTPNGLQAKVTNLNNGELELFCPRQYDYTEGFVCNMTEVEATVEYGDRGRHNVTIVMGIGQEIVSVSN
- a CDS encoding PilW family protein — its product is MNKIRGFTLLELMIAMFIGVLLLGGVIATYVGMKATTNDTMSIGELQEKGRLALSIMRRDIEQVGFWGTFYDQGFTDDNQAAPANPGSDCSGGINNGSFPNNEPANFRPIWATFTTNATAMGCITKARPQSEVLQVKFLEGSPVEVTGLVPDAGAIQSTRYYFIAQQEQAEFIAGGNVGNMPSVNATLWPYSHHVYYVSEEQQVINNRTITIPVLRRQRLHVNGGMKDELVIEGVEQIRFVFGLDTNFDGRVDRYRNTTNMSDADWGATRGILSLQLFVLVRVLEPDVDFGVQSRSYVLGNDPDKRTLTYNDAIRRTVFSTTISMYNMGGSAWEM
- a CDS encoding pilus assembly protein; amino-acid sequence: MNKLIYTIVALMALLQTAQAEDIELYVKHNVSTREQPRVLMLFDTSGSMAWDVRDGVQCYVERGGYLYSSECFKSSPGQTPCYRWWNGAYRPHTCGDSRLTVGKRAMYYLVSENDDIDFGLMRLFGSSGGYVLNGIGSSINSILTKIQQLPADGSTPISEALWEAYQYLRGGKIEYGENKSDRDTSIERGRYYLSPFRHIVGEEVRCDNSINLILVSDGEPTSDTERNQRIKDEYLSIFGRYPSPLSGSYLNALARVMSGKGVDDYDLYLATLKENDFARVFTIGFGTGMSDEGKALLADTAEQGRGQYRHANTASELSEVLKTTITNIRNVSASFSSPTVSANAEDQTQTGDALYYTQFKPETHTRWRGNLKKLKFVGTEIVGQELTKAIDNKGAIDSNITTYWSQAQSKDGNNIEKGGVNYALENQVTRKVLSDFGGGDLVDFTYNNAESAYGNLTKLATAMDLSGASKSEIQSIFNWAIGQDVDDDDGDGLRSERRPDIFADPLHSKPATVDYGNGDIRVLIGTNAGVLHMFKDQGNSVTESWAFIPGSLLPILNPVKTRKAETKLYGLDGPITVYFHDVNKNRKVEAGDKVWAFVGMRRGGNKYYGFDITNPDSPKLLWGGPISGDSNKFKNLGQTWSKPVVTFIEKQKDRPVLVFAAGYNTNKDNVSRSDDNDKGVGIYMVDIMSNNADIVWSLTGDAFKGKHSIVAEPTLTDSDYDGYIDRVYLADTAGSIWRIDMPGPNPSDSTDPWTHFELARLGSSFADEDRRFFYRPNIARTFYSKVTETRYNGNLIKERRDTPFDAIVIGSGNRSKPTDSSVTDYLFMIRDIHTKTQSFVNDIPEPILISDLMEMKSDPFGNAVDNIDDFIELEVELAKFNGWKYQLSGGEKSLSGATVIGGVAYFTSFTPADQTTQQCTLTGGKGQLYMFHLHYGTGKTYVTSQDLPDTPTLVVRKDENGKRVPYIAGPGIIADGSNPFVPPGIPGEPVPVVGDDDKVIIFKNKTSGIRTKQLYIYKREDSDEKK
- the pilV gene encoding type IV pilus modification protein PilV → MHISLKQHGFTLLEVLIAFMILSFGLLGAVALQAKAKQASFDSMQRAAAVELASDIIHRIRTNDAANITTLYDVDFNSTEDVQANTTCYTQRCNAETLAKTDIANWRQAIRARENTGSLDNAIVCINPTSVAGDTSGVNVQVIVTWRGRQAMTALENNPAAGCGVEDDRRRAVVMETFVLLRSQP